One genomic region from Gemmobacter aquarius encodes:
- a CDS encoding Lrp/AsnC family transcriptional regulator, with translation MTQIDATNARILRELQRDGRISNLDLADRIGLSPSACLRRVQDLERRGVIRGYRAVLDPAKTGTGFVAYVTVGLNTHTKAAQEAFERSASRAAEVRECHNITGTVEYLLRVECADLAAYKHWHTEVLGVLPQVQSITTYVVMGSPKDDRA, from the coding sequence ATGACACAAATAGACGCTACAAACGCCCGCATATTGCGCGAACTCCAGCGCGATGGCCGCATCAGCAACCTCGATCTGGCCGACCGCATCGGCCTGTCGCCCTCGGCCTGCCTGCGCCGCGTGCAAGACCTCGAACGCCGCGGCGTGATCAGGGGCTACCGCGCCGTGCTCGATCCGGCCAAGACCGGCACCGGGTTCGTGGCCTATGTCACGGTCGGCCTCAACACCCACACCAAAGCCGCGCAAGAGGCCTTCGAACGCTCCGCCTCCCGCGCCGCCGAAGTGCGCGAATGCCACAACATCACCGGAACGGTCGAATACCTGCTCCGCGTCGAATGTGCCGACCTCGCCGCCTACAAGCATTGGCACACCGAGGTTCTGGGTGTTCTGCCGCAGGTCCAGTCCATCACCACCTATGTCGTGATGGGCAGCCCGAAAGACGACCGCGCCTGA
- a CDS encoding LysE family translocator has protein sequence MQETLVALVGFAFVTSVTPGPNNMMLMASGANFGFRRTVPHMLGISLGHALMVFLVGMGVGEVFVAVPVLARVLEAAAVVYMLWLAGRIARSAAPEEGKAGGVPFSFLQAAGFQWVNPKAWAMALTATSVYAPEVDGGQRVWAMALVAVVFAAVNLPSVSVWTVLGREVARFLTDARRLRAFNWTMAGLLVLSLWPVVWPVLRG, from the coding sequence ATGCAGGAGACGCTGGTGGCGCTGGTGGGGTTTGCCTTTGTGACCTCGGTCACGCCGGGGCCGAACAACATGATGCTGATGGCATCGGGGGCGAATTTCGGCTTTCGGCGGACGGTGCCGCATATGCTGGGGATCAGCCTTGGCCATGCGCTGATGGTGTTTCTGGTGGGGATGGGGGTTGGCGAGGTGTTCGTGGCGGTGCCCGTTTTGGCGCGGGTGCTCGAGGCGGCGGCGGTGGTCTATATGCTGTGGCTGGCGGGACGGATCGCGCGGTCGGCGGCGCCGGAGGAGGGCAAGGCGGGGGGCGTGCCGTTTTCGTTCCTTCAGGCGGCGGGGTTTCAATGGGTGAACCCCAAGGCTTGGGCGATGGCGCTGACGGCGACATCGGTCTATGCGCCCGAAGTGGACGGGGGACAAAGGGTTTGGGCCATGGCGCTGGTGGCGGTGGTGTTTGCGGCGGTGAACCTGCCTTCGGTTTCGGTCTGGACGGTGCTGGGGCGCGAGGTGGCGCGGTTTTTGACCGATGCGCGGCGGCTTCGGGCGTTCAACTGGACGATGGCGGGGCTGCTGGTGCTGTCGCTTTGGCCCGTGGTTTGGCCGGTGTTGCGGGGGTAG
- a CDS encoding VOC family protein, producing the protein MLTPFHLALHVRDLDEARRFYGAILGCSEGRSAATWVDFDFFGHQLSLHLGLPFANERTGKVGDHLVPMPHFGVVLLLPDWEALADRVRKSGVVFELEPSVRFKGEAGEQWTMFFRDPSGNPLEFKGFPTMEGVFAQ; encoded by the coding sequence ATGCTGACGCCGTTCCACCTTGCGCTGCATGTGCGCGACCTTGACGAGGCGCGGAGATTTTATGGTGCGATTCTGGGGTGTTCCGAGGGGCGATCGGCGGCGACATGGGTGGATTTCGACTTTTTCGGGCATCAGTTGAGCCTGCATCTGGGCCTGCCCTTTGCCAACGAGCGTACCGGAAAGGTGGGCGACCATCTGGTGCCGATGCCGCATTTCGGGGTGGTTTTGCTGTTGCCGGACTGGGAGGCTTTGGCGGATCGGGTGCGGAAATCGGGGGTGGTTTTCGAGCTGGAACCTTCGGTCAGGTTCAAGGGCGAGGCGGGGGAGCAGTGGACCATGTTTTTCCGCGATCCATCGGGTAACCCTTTGGAGTTCAAGGGGTTTCCGACGATGGAGGGGGTGTTTGCACAGTGA